One Castanea sativa cultivar Marrone di Chiusa Pesio chromosome 4, ASM4071231v1 DNA window includes the following coding sequences:
- the LOC142632093 gene encoding putative inactive leucine-rich repeat receptor-like protein kinase At3g03770 — translation MGWCCLFLLFCFTWSFFVLGTYPLQSSQTQVLQQLRKHLEYPKQLEIWNNRSIDFCYLSSFPQVNITCQDNFVTELRVVGDKTAKVSGFHGFAIPKQTLSENFSLDSFVATLARLTNLRVLSLVSLGIWGPLPDKIHRLSSLEYLDLSSNFLFGSVPPKISTMLKLQTLKLDDNFFNDTVPNWFDSLSNLTILSLRNNQLKGQFPSSILSTTTLTDLIMSSNGMSGKLPHLSSLTSLHVLDLSANKLDSVLPKMPKGVVMVILSNNSFCGEIPQQYGQLSQLRRLDLSFNVLRGKPPSAVFSLPNISFLNIASNMLRGSLPDHLSCGSKLEFIDISNNKLMGGLPSCFSTNSEKRTVEVDGNCLSFNTRHQHVESYCMEVYMKKQSKGKNAGILAGLIIGVFILTMLLACGFLILWRIYCPVGISEQHLLHKTVQDSSAAGFSSELLASARFVSEAAKSSLPVCRSYSFEELKEATNNFDNSAFMGEGSYGKLYKGRLENGALVAIRCMPLSKKYSIRNLKLRLDLLAKLRHPHLVCLLGHCVDVGGRDDFSTNKIFLISEYLPSGSFCTHLAENSYGKVFNWSERLAILISIAKAVHFLHTGIIPGFFHNRLKTNNILLNEHGMAKLSDYGLSIISEETDKCGAKVEGYKSWQMKNLEDDVCSFGFILLEALVGPSVCARRDALLLNEIASINSLDGQKRIIDPIVQATCSQESLSIVLSIMSKCISLESCSRPSIEDVLWNLQYAAQIQGTVSGDHRFDTASPQ, via the exons ATGGGGTGGTGTTGCTTGTTTTTGCTTTTCTGTTTTACATGGAGTTTCTTTGTTCTTGGTACTTATCCATTACAGTCTTCTCAAACCCAAGTACTTCAGCAGCTTAGAAAGCACTTGGAGTACCCAAAGCAATTGGAGATTTGGAATAATCGTAGCATAGATTTTTGCTATTTATCTTCATTTCCACAAGTAAATATCACATGCCAAGACAACTTCGTCACAGAACTCAGAGTTGTAGGTGACAAGACTGCCAAAGTTAGTGGCTTTCATGGGTTTGCAATTCCAAAACAAACTTTATCAGAAAACTTCTCTTTAGATTCTTTTGTGGCCACCCTGGCAAGGCTAACCAATCTGAGAGTTCTCAGTTTGGTATCTTTGGGCATTTGGGGTCCACTTCCAGACAAAATTCATAGACTTTCTTCACTTGAATATCTGGATTTgagttcaaattttctttttggttcaGTTCCTCCTAAGATATCTACAATGTTGAAGCTTCAAACTCTTAAACTAGATGACAACTTTTTTAATGATACTGTCCCCAATTGGTTTGATTCATTGTCCAATCTGACAATTCTAAGCTTGAGGAACAACCAGTTGAAAGGTCAATTTCCATCTTCAATTCTAAGTACCACCACTCTCACTGATCTTATTATGTCTAGCAATGGCATGTCTGGGAAATTACCACATCTTAGTAGCTTAACTAGCTTACATGTGTTGGATTTGAGTGCCAACAAGTTAGATTCTGTGCTACCAAAAATGCCTAAAGGAGTGGTCATGGTTATCCTTAGCAACAACTCCTTCTGTGGTGAGATTCCTCAGCAATATGGCCAATTAAGTCAGCTTCGGCGCCTTGACTTGTCATTCAATGTACTTAGAGGCAAACCTCCTTCTGCAGTTTTCTCTTTGCCTAATATCAGTTTCTTGAATATAGCATCAAACATGTTAAGGGGGTCACTTCCGGACCATCTAAGCTGTGGAAGCAAACTTGAGTTCATTGATATatctaataataagttaatggGGGGATTGCCTTCTTGTTTTAGCACTAATTCAGAAAAGAGAACTGTTGAGGTTGATGGAAATTGCTTATCCTTTAATACAAGGCATCAGCATGTTGAATCATATTGTATGGAAGTCTACATGAAGAAACAATCCAAAGGCAAAAATGCAGGAATTTTAGCGGGCTTAATTATAGGAGTCTTCATACTTACGATGCTTCTGGCTTGTGGATTTCTCATTTTGTGGAGAATATATTGCCCTGTAGGGATATCAGAACAACATTTATTGCATAAAACAGTGCAAGATAGCTCTGCAGCTGGGTTCTCCTCTGAGCTTCTAGCAAGTGCAA GATTTGTTTCTGAAGCTGCAAAGTCAAGTCTTCCTGTTTGTCGGTCTTATAGTTTCGAAGAGTTAAAAGAAGCTACAAACAACTTTGATAATTCTGCCTTTATGGGAGAAGGCTCATATGGAAAG CTTTACAAAGGAAGATTAGAAAATGGGGCCCTAGTTGCTATTAGGTGTATGCCTTTGTCAAAGAAATATTCAATTCGAAATCTTAAACTTAGGTTGGACCTGCTTGCAAAGCTTCGTCACCCACATTTGGTATGCCTTTTGGGGCACTGTGTTGATGTTGGTGGAAGAGATGATTTCAGCACGAATAAAATCTTTCTTATATCTGAATATCTTCCCAGTGGGAGCTTTTGTACTCATCTTGCAG AGAATAGCTATGGAAAGGTTTTCAATTGGTCAGAAAGATTGGCAATTCTAATCAGTATTGCCAAGGCTGTGCATTTCCTCCATACTGGAATTATTCCTGGTTTCTTCCACAATCGACTGAAGACAAATAATATCCTGCTCAATGAGCATGGGATGGCAAAGTTGAGTGACTATGGATTGTCCATTATCTCAGAAGAAACTGACAAATGTGGG GCAAAAGTAGAAGGCTATAAATCATG GCAAATGAAAAACTTAGAGGATGATGTTTGTAGCTTTGGATTCATATTACTTGAGGCACTTGTTGGACCTTCAGTATGTGCTAGAAGAGACGCACTCTTGCTAAATGAAATA GCTTCTATTAACTCCCTGGATGGCCAGAAACGAATAATTGACCCAATTGTGCAAGCCACTTGCTCACAAGAATCATTATCAATTGTGCTTTCCATAATGAGCAAATGTATTTCTCTCGAATCATGTAGCCGTCCCTCTATTGAGGATGTACTTTGGAACTTACAGTATGCAGCTCAAATCCAGGGAACTGTTAGTGGTGATCATAGATTTGACACTGCATCGCCTCAATGA